A window from Theobroma cacao cultivar B97-61/B2 chromosome 3, Criollo_cocoa_genome_V2, whole genome shotgun sequence encodes these proteins:
- the LOC18604125 gene encoding uncharacterized protein LOC18604125: MNANGMGRFEERGYNSVVCPKPRRLGLFNSSAHDHIRTFRWPTNSCYQTEMVDSKDGTELLDIILTKGGYGAEKPSNQVASSPPFFCGSPPSRASNPVVQDAQFNKEKQLPPLSSPAPPSPSSRIAGGGCVRMKFGHKPAAVRIEGFDSLSRDRRNCSISAVA, translated from the exons atgaacgCCAACGGCATGGGAAGGTTTGAGGAGAGAGGGTATAATTCAGTGGTTTGCCCTAAGCCTCGTCGGCTAGGCCTTTTCAATTCCTCAGCTCATGATCATATCAGAACCTTTAGATGGCCTACCAA TAGCTGTTATCAGACTGAAATGGTTGATTCAAAAGATGGGACAGAACTTCTTGATATAATTCTCACCAAG GGAGGCTATGGGGCTGAGAAACCCAGTAACCAGGTGGCGTCATCGCCACCATTTTTCTGCGGATCACCACCGAGCAGGGCTTCAAATCCTGTAGTACAAGATGCCCAATTCAACAAGGAGAAGCAGCTTCCTCCTCTATCATCCCCAGCGCCACCATCACCGTCCTCACGCATAGCAGGCGGAGGATGCGTGAGGATGAAATTCGGGCATAAACCAGCTGCTGTCCGGATTGAGGGTTTCGATTCCCTCAGCAGAGACCGCCGCAATTGCAGCATCTCTGCCGTGGCCTAA